TTTATCAAATTCAACATACTTACCACATCCCagtgacatttttatttcttcaggtgTATGATTATCCTTAGGTACATTTGTATTAAGATTTGTTAGTTAAATTAGTTTGACCTGTTCAGGTCACGTATCAAATATGTCTAGGAGGCAATGCCACAGATTTGTGAGAAAAGCTCTATGTGAGTGATACGTGATCAGACTAATTAAAGCAGAGATGGGGACTTTTCATGAGGTTCAGCTCCAAAACTGGAACAATATCTAAGGGGTGATAAGGAAGAACAATTAAGGATTTTGCCTTGAAGTACATCACTATATCTGGGTCTAGAATCAAATGCTCCTAAAGTCCATAAAATCCCAGTGCAGGTCTCACTTTGGATACAACAGAGATGAGATACAGAAATATCTTTCAACAGTTAATAGCAGTTATCAACTGACATGCAGAGTTCAACAGGGTAAGCATAATTACCAGTTAAATTGTATAATTAAGTTAATGCCAAAATATGCGCTGTCATATTTTATAGGTTCTTACAGCTTTTTCTCTACAACCATTTTGATTTCATCCTTATTCAATTCAAAAGaatttttctgtaaaggaaaacCCTGCATTTGCATTCTGTCTTGACTTTCTGTCCTTCACAAGGTTCTGTATTCTGTGCTGAATAGTCACAAAAATGCccaattttaattaaatgttctATGTCAGTTTAAAAATCATGGTAATTCTTCCAAGtatttatgtaaaaacagaactTATATTTACAGAAAATGTATTATTTGATACTTTATGGAGATCTGGGATATATGGGGAGGCTGGGACATACAAAAGGGGAGAGACAAAAATGGTACATAAGTTTCCTTTGGGGAAGAATTCAATATTCCAAAATACTGAAGTGTGTTAATTCCCTGAAAAGCTTAGTTAGggatttatacatacatatacatacatacatataaatatatacatatataaaaataaaatgcaattttacaGAAAAGATCTTTGCACAAGTCCATGATCGTAACCTTAATCAAAATGAAAAGGTGAGTAAAAGGTTCGTTAAAAGGACAAAAATATAGATAACAAGAATGTTTGACACTGCACAAGTCCCACAATATGTTTTAAAGGAAGCCTTACAGAACCTGAAAACAAGATATAATTAAGTACTGACTGATATTCTGTTGAggatcatgtttttctttttttttgttttgattatttttgaGTTAACATTCTACATAACAATAAAGTAACAACATCTTTTTATATAATTCTAGATTTTTACAATGCACCTAGGTTTGGTAATGTAATGTCTCACATTATAAAGTGCTAGCAGCATACTTTGAACACATATTTCACAATTACATTGAACCAACATTGTTGCATCCATCACTGTATAATCTAATACATTTACTGAGCGCAGAGTCCATAAACATTTACAGAACACTCTTGTTCAACAGAAGCCAAAACTGACAAAAAATATCCCATTTAATTTCAGAAGTAGAAGCCAATGCTTTACTTTTGCAACAACACCACACCTAGCAGGAACTGTTACTACTTCATAAATTTTGCCTTTAACTACAGCTTGTGCCACAGAGGGACACGTTAATTTGCTAAGAATCAAACACTGTTTACTGAATGTCTGATCCAATGTAATATAAAAGGAACCCACTATAATAACCAACTTGTACATAGTTACTGTACACAGGAAAAGTTCTGGATGGTGACAGAGGAAAATTGATGAAAGGGTCTTTATAAAAACCCATACTTTCCTTTAATAATCAGTCATATGCTAATGCACCAAAAATAACAGGTACAGTATGGTGTGTTTCAAAATCAATCATATGAATTTAGAGAACATATTTTTACATTACTACATTGCTAATCTTTCACTGACACAGTGTTCCCCTCTGGAGACTGGGGATAAAAAGTATTAATTACTTGTACTGTGGTTATTGACCTGAAGGAATTATATATCTGTAGAAGAACGTTTTCATGGTATGACAATTCAATAAATTATATGAATGATTCCATTGAAAGCAATGGTATGTTCAGGATGACTAGCATGATCTCTGAAATGTGCAACTGCGTCACATCACCACTGTAATGTCACACTAACATATATAGTAGATATAATATGGAGCTTCACCCAAACTAGTATTCCGGTGCATCTCATCCTGAATTTTGATAGAAAGGCTAGAGCTGAATCTGAACTTTGTGACGTGGACTCAGTGCATTATCTGGagttctttctcatttatttattaacaTATGTTTACTTTCAGACTTCATTCCTTATGACTTCTGTTGCCATTCACTTTGCTTTCTTATGGCCTTTTGTGATGCTTCATGTTTGTTTTCACCACAATGAGCCAGATCATCAGTTGCATTTCAGTAGCTTTGTGCTAGAAACAGCCCCACAGGTACACTTATTCAGTCAATGTTGCAGGGCTCCTGTCGATCTGACACAGATATCAGGCACATACAGTTCACCCTGTCGCAGAAGTGACTTTACCACACATCCAAAGCCCCAGCAAACCTCAACTAGTGGACAGATTCTCAGCTCACTGTAACTAGGCCAGTACGCACTGATCCCAGGATCCATAAGGGGGATTTTTCCAATCCCCAATCCTGTATGGACCAGAAGATATTGACTGGAGAGAACTTATGTTTCCAAACGCCTAATGTTAGTTACTATTTGTAAAGCTATGTAAAGATAAAAAGTGCTGTGAAAGTGCAAAGTGTCATTAATAGTTTTATATAaatattcaaaaattattttaaaaatctttcatctTTCATAGATACCAATTCTATCAATGCTTTCAATAATTTCATAACATATAGGTGAATGTGCAggacatcaatatatatttttcttgtgtTCTGCATATCATTAAACTAATGGAAACTTTGGGGGCAAGGGAAATGCTAACAGAAGAGGTTGAAAAAAGACTTTCCCTATGTCCTCCTGTGTTGTACAATAGATAGACTATATCCATTATGTTGTACAGTCAATTCTGATTTGTACTATTGTCACTATCACATAAATTTTAACAATTTCTTTCAGAGGCATTGGGAAATGAAGAAATACAAATTCAGAGTACTCTTGTTTACTGATGAACCTGATTTACACAATGGCACTGAGATTGTGACTGGGCTTCTAATATACAAAATACTTACCTATTTCCTCCCCATGAGCCTTTACTCTCTCCCAAAAGTCAAAGTGGAAATTTCTCAGCATTACACTCTCCCATAATATATTTGGTCATTTGGAGTACTAAGAATCTCCCTGACCATTTATTATTTCCCCCTTTAAATAGTTCTTCTTCCATTCCAACAGGAGATGAAAAAGTCTCAGAAGGAAAGTAGTGAAAGCTCCATTGCTTGGTACATTGAAAACTAGAATAGACAAAacactagaaagaaagaaaggaactaCAGGAAGAAACAGTTCTGCACCTCAGGAGGATAGACTGGGTGACCTGATAGGTATAATCCAGGTCTAATTTCTAGTAGTCTATAAATTACTCTACTCTTTCTCAGTCTGAAAGAAAGGACAGAAGACCCCAAACATAATAACTTTAATGCAGATGTACTGCATAATCACAAACACTCTCAGGTGTTCACAGCAGCCACTGACTTCTTCATCCCAAGCACGCTATTTTCATGCACAATTTTACttttttgctgacattttttaACCCCTAGACATATAAAGCAACAACTTTAAAATGACAGAATTACAGTCAATTTACCCAACTATGTCACTacctggttttttttgttgttttttttttttttttgcccttgtcATTTATGTATGAGCAATTATGGCAATCTGGTATTGCCCTGCCAGTATAGCTtctcttccacttttttctttttccactggCAGAAAAGCAGCATCTTAAAAGTCTTCCTGAAAGTTTTGTTACAAAGTGCATAACAAATGGGGTTAACAGTGCTGTTCACATAGCACAGCCAATATCCAAGGTGCCACAGTGTTAGGGGGATGCAGTCAGAGCAGAATGTGGAGATTAAAACCATTATATTGTAGGGAGTCCATGTAATGATAAAAGCCAAAAGAATGGCACTTAAAGTCTGTGCTGCTTTGCGTTCCTTTATAAGAACCATCCTTTTCCTTTTGGTGATTTGGTTACTTATATTTGGATCCATGCTTTTAATGGAAGGATCCTTTGATAGAGCAGCAGCACAAGGAGTTATTTTTACTTTACGGCAACCATTGTTGGCTTCCTGGGTGCCATCAGCCTTAACCACCAAGCGAAATTTGTAGGCCacacattttttacttttttgtacaTGGCCTTTGGCAGGTGATAGAAAGTATTTCTGGGTCTCAAAATCATTTTCTGCAGGTTGGTCTTTGACAACAACGTCCTTACTCTCCCTTTCAATAAACTCTTCTGCTTTACCTTTTTCTGGACTTTTGTAGGTTACTTGGAAAACTGAATCAGTGGCAAGTTTATCCTCTTCTTCTGAAGATGCATAGCTGCTGCAGGTGGTTAACTGGTCAGCTTTAGACCAGTCATTACAAGTACTCACTGCCTGAGATGCCTTCACTGTAGCGGAGGTACTTCTACTAGATGAAGACCATGAAGCCTGACATCTCTCTCTTTTGACTAAGTTTTGTTGCTTACAACTGAAGCAAGACTTCAGGAGAGCTTTCTGAGGCTTTATCATCTCAAACTCTGCCACTGACTCAGAACCCTGAAGTTCAGCAAGGTCCTTAGTACGTTTCTCAGTCTCTTTATAGATGCGGCAATATAAAATAGTCATCACTGACACTGGGATGTAGAAAGCAGCAATTGCAGTACCAAAGGTGATAATGGGCTCATATAAAAACTGTATCTGGCATTCTTCAGGTGGTACAGTTCGTTCACCCACAAAATACTGCCAGCACAGGATTACAGGTGCCCACAAAATGAACGAAATTAACCAAGCTAAACCAATCATGATACCAGCTCTTTTGGGTGTGCGTTTAGCCCTGTAAGTTAAAGGCCTTGTGATGGAAAAGTATCTGTCAAAACTGATGACTAGGAGGTTCATTACTGAGGCATTGCTAGCTACATAATCCAGTGCTAGCCACAGGTCACATGCTAGACTTCCAAGAGACCAATGGCCTATGAGTATATAAGATGTGTAAAGGTTCATAGAAAATATGCCAATGATAAGATCTGCACAGGCAAGGCTGAGCAAGTAATAGTTGTTAACAGTTTTGAGCTGACTGTTAACTTTGAATGATATCATTACAAGAATATTCCCCACTATGGTTATTAAGCTTACAACTGCAGTTACAGTGGCAATAGTAATGACTTCCCAGAGGCTATGCCCTTCTAACTGCTTCTGGTTGATGGATGAACTGTTTACAACAGTTGAATTGCTGAATAAATTTACTTCCATTCTTGTTCTTGGTTTATTGTCATCTGGATGTTAGCACTGTTGCATATTGCTTTCTgtactttaaaatattctttcagaGACAACTGTAaagatcaaaggaaaaaaagagaagaagaaagcagcTCATTAAATAGCACAGACTTCCATTAGAGTTACCATAAAACACTTAACAATCTATCAAATTATTTGTGTTCTTTTTGCATTTTGGTTATTGTTTCTACCATTGTGAACATAACTAAAACACACAGATGTACATTCTAGAACAGTGTACTCTGATACCTTATAACATTTTTAATGCAATCAAAACAACTACTGTTTGATAAGACATTCAGTCATGTCAGCTCTTATATTTTGAATACCTTAGGAGACCCTCTACATGTTCTTATACACAGACATTTAAAGCTTTGCAGTGCGATGAGTCAGTGAATCACAGTGTTGCTTCTTACTGTACTGTGCAGAAGACATGTCAACATTTCCTTCCAGAAGTCACTGTTTTGGAAACCAACAGCATAAAAAGAGTAAGAGGAAATCATAGCAAATTAAGTACGCATGGGGAGATAGGAACAACCCTGGCATGGTGGCAGCAGG
This is a stretch of genomic DNA from Apteryx mantelli isolate bAptMan1 chromosome 4, bAptMan1.hap1, whole genome shotgun sequence. It encodes these proteins:
- the CHRM5 gene encoding muscarinic acetylcholine receptor M5 gives rise to the protein MEVNLFSNSTVVNSSSINQKQLEGHSLWEVITIATVTAVVSLITIVGNILVMISFKVNSQLKTVNNYYLLSLACADLIIGIFSMNLYTSYILIGHWSLGSLACDLWLALDYVASNASVMNLLVISFDRYFSITRPLTYRAKRTPKRAGIMIGLAWLISFILWAPVILCWQYFVGERTVPPEECQIQFLYEPIITFGTAIAAFYIPVSVMTILYCRIYKETEKRTKDLAELQGSESVAEFEMIKPQKALLKSCFSCKQQNLVKRERCQASWSSSSRSTSATVKASQAVSTCNDWSKADQLTTCSSYASSEEEDKLATDSVFQVTYKSPEKGKAEEFIERESKDVVVKDQPAENDFETQKYFLSPAKGHVQKSKKCVAYKFRLVVKADGTQEANNGCRKVKITPCAAALSKDPSIKSMDPNISNQITKRKRMVLIKERKAAQTLSAILLAFIITWTPYNIMVLISTFCSDCIPLTLWHLGYWLCYVNSTVNPICYALCNKTFRKTFKMLLFCQWKKKKVEEKLYWQGNTRLP